In one candidate division WOR-3 bacterium genomic region, the following are encoded:
- the queD gene encoding 6-carboxytetrahydropterin synthase QueD has product MKTVILTRTFRADSAHRITGLSEAHKCSALHGHSFRIDVSIKGRVDGKIGWLMDFGDIKDTVDPIIQKIDHKYLNEIEGLEKGTSENLVIWLWDRLKPLLPELFEITVWESDNSKCAYRGG; this is encoded by the coding sequence ATGAAAACGGTGATTTTGACGAGAACTTTTAGGGCTGATTCAGCCCACAGGATAACAGGGCTGTCAGAAGCTCACAAATGCAGCGCTCTTCACGGGCACTCATTCAGAATTGACGTCAGCATAAAAGGTAGGGTTGACGGTAAAATCGGATGGCTGATGGATTTTGGGGATATAAAAGACACAGTCGATCCAATAATACAGAAAATAGATCATAAATACCTAAACGAGATTGAAGGGCTCGAGAAAGGAACAAGCGAAAACCTCGTGATATGGCTTTGGGACAGACTGAAACCCCTGCTCCCTGAGCTGTTTGAAATAACGGTCTGGGAGAGCGATAATTCAAAATGCGCATACAGGGGCGGTTGA
- a CDS encoding nitroreductase family protein translates to MEAMECILTRRSVRKYQNSKVENEPVQKILEAAMFAPSARNLRPWSFVVVDDRNILNKIAGAHPYSEMMYEAPLAVVVCADEEIQGNQGYWVQDCSAAIQNMLLAAHSLQLGSVWLGVYPREERIKAISEILELPQNIKPLGIVALGYPAEKPVQPRRYDTLKIHRNRW, encoded by the coding sequence ATGGAAGCAATGGAATGTATTTTGACAAGGCGGAGCGTGAGAAAATACCAAAATTCAAAAGTAGAAAATGAGCCGGTTCAAAAAATTTTAGAAGCGGCTATGTTCGCCCCTTCTGCCAGAAATCTCAGACCCTGGAGTTTTGTGGTCGTCGATGACAGAAATATTCTCAATAAAATTGCCGGGGCTCATCCCTACTCTGAAATGATGTATGAAGCACCACTTGCAGTGGTTGTCTGCGCCGACGAGGAAATTCAAGGAAACCAAGGTTATTGGGTGCAGGATTGCTCCGCCGCGATACAAAACATGCTTTTGGCCGCTCATTCCCTCCAACTGGGTTCAGTTTGGCTTGGGGTTTACCCGAGAGAGGAGAGGATAAAAGCGATATCAGAAATTTTAGAGCTGCCCCAAAATATCAAACCGTTGGGAATTGTCGCCCTCGGATACCCGGCGGAAAAACCAGTTCAACCCCGGAGATACGACACTTTGAAAATACACAGAAACAGATGGTAA
- a CDS encoding aminotransferase class I/II-fold pyridoxal phosphate-dependent enzyme: MKSIDLRSDTVTKPTVKMLDAIMNAEFGDDVLGEDPTVNELEKKSAKILGKEAALLVPSGTFGNQLALFTHCDRGDEVVLSEDSHIVVHEAGASSFIGAVQLRTVKTRKGCLTREEIDKRIRKEKDIHFPKTGLICLENALSSGYVQTLEEMKEIRKLSNKWCIPIHLDGARIFNAAIALGVKPLEIAEYCDSIMFCLSKGLCCPVGSLLVGSEQFIEKARKGRKIMGGGMRQAGIIAAPGIVALEEMTERLGEDHEKAKMFAQALSGYKQSLVEMENVKINMVFARFESDESALSFIAELRNKNILVYPPEDASVRFVFHREISEEDMDYVLSCLPAVFEKVKGK, from the coding sequence TTGAAATCAATAGACCTGCGTTCGGACACGGTGACAAAACCGACGGTTAAAATGCTTGATGCCATTATGAATGCGGAATTCGGGGACGATGTTCTCGGTGAAGACCCCACAGTGAATGAGCTTGAAAAAAAATCCGCCAAAATCCTCGGTAAAGAAGCCGCGCTTTTAGTGCCCTCCGGAACATTCGGAAACCAACTGGCGCTGTTCACCCATTGCGACAGGGGAGATGAAGTTGTTCTATCCGAAGATTCCCATATAGTGGTTCACGAAGCCGGAGCGAGTTCTTTTATTGGAGCTGTCCAGTTGAGAACTGTAAAAACTCGAAAGGGCTGTCTGACTCGAGAGGAAATTGATAAAAGGATAAGAAAAGAAAAGGACATTCACTTCCCCAAAACCGGATTGATATGTCTTGAAAACGCCCTGTCCAGCGGGTATGTCCAGACGCTGGAGGAGATGAAAGAGATAAGGAAATTGTCGAACAAATGGTGTATTCCCATCCATTTGGACGGCGCGAGAATATTCAACGCCGCCATCGCTCTTGGCGTGAAGCCTCTGGAAATTGCCGAGTACTGTGACAGCATAATGTTCTGCCTCTCCAAGGGGCTCTGCTGTCCCGTAGGATCCTTGCTTGTTGGATCAGAACAGTTCATCGAAAAGGCGAGAAAAGGGAGGAAAATCATGGGCGGAGGCATGAGACAGGCGGGTATAATAGCCGCGCCGGGAATCGTGGCTCTTGAAGAAATGACAGAAAGGCTCGGAGAAGACCACGAGAAAGCGAAAATGTTTGCGCAAGCTTTGTCCGGATACAAACAATCACTTGTAGAAATGGAAAATGTCAAAATAAATATGGTCTTCGCCAGGTTTGAAAGCGATGAGTCCGCTTTAAGTTTTATCGCCGAGCTCAGAAACAAAAACATTCTCGTTTATCCTCCCGAGGATGCATCCGTGAGGTTCGTGTTTCACAGGGAGATAAGCGAAGAAGATATGGATTATGTCTTGAGTTGTCTTCCCGCTGTTTTTGAGAAAGTGAAAGGAAAATAG